GCCTGGAGGAAATGGTCAAGACCAATCAGGTGACCGAGCAGGGTCTGCGCGCCCGCACTGAAGAAGCCAAACAAGCCATTGCCCAAATCTCGCGGCAGATCACCCCGTCGGCGGTGGAGCTGTTGGCGCAGCTCGACGACAAGCAGGTCGCGGAAATGCAGGAGACTTTCGCCAAGGATCGCCGCAAACATGAGGACGAATACCTCAAGCAGCCGCTGGACAAGCAGATCAGCGAACGCGCCGAGCGCATGGAAAAACGCCTGAGCCCGTGGCTCGGCTCGTTGAGCCCGGCGCAGCAACAACGCGTGCAAAGCTGGTCGGCGTCACTGGGCGAACAGAACCGCGCCTGGCTGGATAACCGCACCCATTGGCAAGCGCTGTTTGTCAGCACCGTGCAGAATCGGCAAGCCAGCGACTTCCCGGAGAAAATCGCCAAGCTGTTGCAGGATCGGGAAACGTTCTGGACGCCGCAATACCGCGTGGCGTATGACCAGACCGAAAAAGCCGCTATTTCACTGCTGGCGGACCTGATGGCGCAAAGTACGCCAGACCAGCGTGAGCAGTTGCTGGAGAAAATCGCCAGCACGCGTAAGGATTTTACGGATTTGAGCTGTCTGAAAGCGGCAAAGGCTGCTTAGTAACGGCGCAAGTTGAAATTGTGGGCGCGAATTCGCTCCCACAATTTGCCCACAGGGTTGCGGACAGACTCAGGCAATCTGCGCCTTGGCCGCTACCTCGTCAAAGGTCTCCGGATCAAGCGGATCAGCCTGTTCATCCAGCACCTGACGCGGATGGTCGTTGCCGGGAATGGCGCTGTCGATCAATGCCAGCAGGCTTGCACCACGCGGGCTGAGGATGAAATTCTCACCGTTGCCGCCCTCGTCTTCCGGGCGCGTCTGAATGAAGCCACGGCTCAGCAGCAACTGCTCGTATTCGCCAGCAATCGCTTTTAGATGGTCAAGATTTTCGACTGGTTCGCCAGCGGCAGCCAGGGCAGCTGCGTGCTCTTCAGCGTATTTGCGAGGCGCGAAGCTGGCGTCGGCGCTGTTTTGCACTTCGTGCAGCAGACGTTCGATAAGGTCCCAGTTATAAGGCAGTTCCATTTTTCTTACCTCCATCCAGCGTGGATAAATGGCCCGTGACGTCCCGCCATCAGGCTTGCTACTGAAGGTTGTGACACGCGCCAACACTGGCCGTTCAGCCCTGGCGGCTGAGCGGTTCGGCTGAACTTTTTCGGGAAATTGGCGCTCAACCGTTCAAGCCCGCAAAGGAAATAGAGGCAGCCATGAAAATCCTGTTGAGCATTACCGCCGCGTTGACCCTTTTGAGTGCCGTGCCGTCATGGGCGTGCACACCTGAGGAGGCAACCGCCAAGCGTGAGCAACTGGCCAAGGAAGTGCAGAAACTTACCGAACAGAATCCGACCAAGGCCAAAGAGATCAACGACGAGTTGCAGAAGATGGATCTGGAGACAGCGTCCAGGGACCTGCCAGACAAGTGTCAACTGATTGATCAGCGGCTCAAGGAAATGAATACGGCGGAGAAGAAGACGGAGTAGCTAGGATCCGCAGGAGCGAGCGGGCGGCGTTCCGACCGCTCGCTCCAACAGGTGTGGAGATTTATTCAGCCGCTGGCGTTTCGGTTTTGCGCTTCTTCAACGGTGCCATGCCGTCCTTGCTCACCAATGACAAGGCATCGGTTTTTGGACGATTGGCGATTTTGCGTTTGGTCGGGGCCTTGGCGCCGGTTTTCTTCTTGTCGCCCTTGGCGTCAGTCTTTTTCTTCTTCACGCCCACAGCCTTGCCCGACGCCTTGACCTTCTTCGGTCCGCCGTAAGAGCCTTTGACTTCCTTGATCGTGCGACGCTCAAAACTCTGCTTGAGGTAGCGCTCGACGCTGGACATCAGGTTCCAGTCGCCGTGGCAGATCAACGAAATCGCCAGACCTTCGCCACCCGCGCGACCGGTACGGCCGATGCGGTGCACGTAATCGTCGCCGCTGCGTGGCATGTCGAAGTTGATGACCATATCCAGGCCTTCAACGTCCAGGCCGCGCGCTGCAACGTCAGTCGCCACGAGGATCTTGGTGCCGCCCTGCTTCAAGCGATCAATCGCCGCCTTGCGGTCTTTCTGGTCCTTGTCGCCGTGCAGCACGAACGCTTTGTAGTCCAGCGCCACCAGACGGCCATACAGGCGATCAGCCATAGCCTTGGTGTTGGTGAAAATAATCGCTTTCTGATACGTCTCGTTGGCCAGCAGCCAGTGCACGATCTGCTCTTTGTGGCTGTTGTGGTCAGCGGTGATGATCTGCTGCCGCGTACCCGAAGCCAGCTCACTGACGCTGTTGACCTGCAAGTGCTGCGGATCGGTCAGCACTTTGCCGATCATCTCGCGCAGGCCCGCACCACCGGTGGTGGCCGAGAACAGCAAGGTCTGCTGACGGTTCGGGCATTCGCCGGCCAGACGTTCGACGTCTTCGGCAAAACCCATGTCCAGCATGCGGTCGGCTTCGTCCAGGACCAGCACTTCAACCTGTTTGAGGTCCAGGTTGCCGGCGTTGAGCTGCTCCAGCAGACGACCCGGCGTACCGATCAGGATGTCCGGCACCTTGCGCAGCATGGCGGCCTGGACCTTGAAATCTTCGCCACCGGTAATCAGACCGGCCTTGATGAAGGTGAACTGCGAGAAACGCTCGACTTCTTTCAGCGTCTGCTGCGCCAGCTCGCGGGTCGGCAGCAGGATCACGGCGCGAATGTCGACGCGGACCTTGGCCGGGCCCATCAGGCGATTGAGGATCGGTAATACAAAAGCCGCAGTCTTGCCGCTACCGGTTTGCGCAGTCACCCGCAGGTCACGCCCTTCCAGCGCCAGCGGGATGGCCGCTGCTTGCACAGGCGTAGGCTCGACAAAGTTAAGCTCGGCCACGGCTTTCAGCAGGCGTTCATGCAGGGCGAATTGGGAAAACACGGGTGCTACCTCGACGAAATACAAAAATACAGGCGCATAGCCTAACGGTTTCGAGCGCCGGGGCCGAGTTTCTTTACGACTAACTGCTTATTTTGTTACTCGATTTGCCATACGTCGCCCAAGTCGGGGCCATGAATGCTCTAATCGGCAGCCCATTTCTTCAGGAGTTTTAAAGAGTCACATGGAAATTCAATCGCTATGGCTGCGCGTTCAGGAACTCTGGGGTGTGCTGGATCAACATCCATTGCTGCATGCGAGTCTCGGCCTGCTGTTGCTGCTGATCGCGGCGCTGGTGCTCGGCCGGGTGGCGCGTTTCCTGATCCTTTACGCGATGAAGATGCTCGGCAGACAGCCGGCGCTGCACTGGCTCAATGATTTTCTGCACAACAAGGTTTTCCAGCGCCTGGCGCAGATAACGCCGTCGCTGGTGATCCAGTTCGGCCTGAATCTGGTGCCCGACCTGAGCGCCACCGGCAAGAACGTGATCGGCAATATCGCGCTGGCCTTCACCATTCTGTTCATGACCCTGGCCATGGGCGCGCTGCTCAATGCGTTGCTCGACATCTACGCGCGCACTGCCCACGCCCGCACGCGCTCGATCAAGGGCTATGTGCAACTGGCGAAGATGATTCTGTATATCTTCGCCGCAATCATCATTGTTGCCACCCTCATCGACCGCTCGCCGCTGTTGCTGCTGTCCGGGCTTGGCGCCATGTCTGCGGTCATCCTGCTGGTCTACAAGGACACGCTGCTGTCGTTCGTCGCCAGCGTGCAGTTGACCAGCAACGACATGCTGCGCGTCGGCGACTGGATCGAAATGCCGCAAGTCGGTGCTGATGGCGATGTGGTGGATATCACGCTGCATACGGTCAAGGTGCAGAACTTCGATAAAACCATCGTCTCGATCCCGACCTGGCGCCTGATGTCCGAGTCGTTCAAGAACTGGCGCGGCATGCAGCAGTCAGGCGGCCGGCGCATCAAGCGCAGTCTGTTCATCGATGCCAGTGGCGTACGTTTCGTAAGCGACGACGAGGAACGGCAGCTGAGCCAGGTGCATTTGCTGACCGACTACATCAGCCGCAAACAGGCCGAACTGCTGGCCTGGAACCAGGCGCAGGGCAACGTGGCGCAGCTGTCGGCCAACCGGCGCCGGATGACCAACATCGGCACCTTCCGCGCCTACGCGCTGGCCTATCTGAAAAGCCACCCTGAGGTGCACCCGGACATGACCTGCATGGTCCGCCAGCTGGAAGCCTCGGCATTGGGCGTACCGCTGGAAATCTACTGCTTCACCCGCACCACGGTGTGGGCCGAGTACGAGCGCATTCAAGGCGATATCTTCGACTACCTGCTGGCAGTGTTGCCGGAGTTTGGCCTGAGCCTGTATCAACAACCGAGCGGGATGGACATGCGCGCGGGGTTGGCGGTCACGAAGCCACGTGGGGCTGAGCTGTGATATCCAGTCCCAGAACCTGCATCACGGCGAGCAGGGTTTTGAGTGTCGGATTCCCCTCCTCGCTGAAGGACCGATAGAGTTGTTCGCGAGAAAGCCCTGTCTCGCGGGCCATGTCGGTCATGCCCCGCGCACGAGCAACCACTCCCAACGCTTTAGCAATGTAGCCAGCATCACCACTGGCGAATGCATCAGTCATGAACTCGGCGATGGCTTCCGGCGAGCCCAGCGCTTCGGCGGGATCATAAGCGTAAAGTTGTTCAGTCATTTTGGACTCCAATTACTCGCGAGGTCTTTGGCCCTTTCAATGTCACGGCTCTGGCTGCCTTTGTCGCCGCCACATAGCAGAATGACAAGTTCATTACCACGCAGTTGAAAATACACCCGATAGCCAGGCCCATAGTGTATCCGCAGCTCACTGATGCCATGGCCTACAGGCTGGACATCACCTGCAAGGCCATTGGCAAGGCGAAAGATTCGCGCAGCAATGGCCGCCCTCGCCCTCTCATCCCGGAGCTTTTTTTCCCATGCCATGTAAGTGGCGGTCTGTTTGATTTCGATCATTTGCCAATTTGTAGTTTATAAATTACACAAATGCAAGCCCCTTAAGCTGTGGCTCTAATGGAACGTGTCAGCCGACTGATCCATAGCGACACCAGAATCAGCGCACCGCCGATGAACAGGCGGCTTAGTGGCTCCTGCTGATTCCAGATCATCAGATTTATCAGCAGGCCGACAGGCACATGCAAGACGTTAAACACGGCCAACGTGGCGCCCGATACGAGGCACGCCCCTTTATTCCACCAATACATCCCCAACGCCGTCGAACACAAACCCAGGAACAGCAAGACCAGCCATTGCTGCGGCGCGTCGGGCAGGTGTTGGGCGTTGCCGAATATCAGGAACGCGGGCAAGGCGATGATCAGTGCGCCAAGGTAGAAATAGCCGAAGCGTCGGTAGTGCGGCAGGTCGCTTGGGTAACGCGCGACCAGATGCTTATAGAGCACTTGCCCGGCGGCGTAGGTGAAGTTGGCGACTTGCAGCAGCAGGAAACCGCCGAGGAAATTGCCGTCGATGCCGTCATAGCGAATCACTCCGGCGCCGAGCACTGCGACCAGTGCCGCCAGCAAGGCCCAAGGGTTGAAGCGTCGGTTGAGCGCGTCTTCGATCAGCGTCACGTGCAGTGGCGTAAGAATGGTGAACAGCAAGACTTCCGGCACGGTCAATACCCGAAAGCTCAGGTACAGACACACATAGGTAATGCCGAATTGCAGCGCGCCGATCAGCAACATGCCGCGCATGAAACGCGGCTCGACCTGACGCCAGCGGGTCAGCGGAATGAACACCAGCCCGGCGAGTACCACGCGAATCAGTACGGCGAAGTAACTGTCGACATGGCCTGCCAGATAAACGCCGATCAGGCTGAAAGAAAACGCCTGAATCAGCGTCACAAAAAGTAAATAACCCATAAATGCCCCCATTTTCAGGCGGCGACCTTAGCGGTTTTGGGGTTTCGGTGTCATTTTTTTGTGGGAGCTGGAATACGTAGGACCGGCTTTAGCCGGGAGGAGGTCAGCCCATTTGCAGCAACTGCGTCGGCAGGACGGGCGCCCTCCCGGCTAACGCCGGTCCTACGAGTCCGACGTTGCGTCTTACTCCTTGGTCAAATCCACCAACGGCTCATTGCGCACTTCGGTGCTGCGCCCGGCCTGAATGGTTTTGATCTGCCCTAAAGCCTGGTCGACCGCGCCTTTATCAGCCAGCAGGCTGTAGCTGATCTGGAACTGACGCTGTTGTTTCGGGCCGATGGTCGGCACCAGGTTCAGTGGACGCTGGTAGCGACGGTTGTAGGAAAAACTGGTGCCCGGCTCCAGCCCGGTCACGTAACCCTGGCCTTGGGTGTCGGTGTTTTTCCACAGCGAGAACACCGGCAGTTGCTGGGTATTGAAGCCCACCGCGACACCAAGGCTGCCGACCTTGTTGTGCAGCACGGTCAGCGTGTCGCCCTTGTCATCCGCGTAAGGCACCACGTTGTAGACGGTTTCATCGTAGTCCGGTGTCGGCGCGCGGTAGGTCTGCCAGTCAGCCAGATCGCCCTTGGCCTTCTCGTTGAATGGCGAGACCTGCTTCACGGGTGCTTCAAAACGCGCGCCCTGCTCCAGGAATGGCGTGCTGAAGTTACTGTGATACAGCGCCTGATATTCCTTCGGATAGTCACCATTGTTGGTCAGCGTGTCATTGAGGGTGAAGCGCACGCTGCCGGGTTCGGTGACCAGTTCGGTCTGCACCGTGAAGTCGACTTTCTTGAATGCCTGTTCCTGGAGTTCACCCTTGAGGCTGATGGCATACGGCGGCTTTTCGTCGATGTGCAGGGTGACTTTGCTTGCCGGGATATTTGCCGCGCGACCGTGCAAGGTCAGCAGTTCGCCGTTGTCCATGCCCGGATGCCCCACCCATTCGTAACCGCAGCGCGTCACCAGCTCGTTGAAGCCTTCCAGCCAACCCAGTCCGCCACGGCCGTTGAGCTCGATGAATGCCGGGTTGACCACGTCCTTGACCGGCGAATCCCAGCCCAGGCGCACGTCGCCCACCGAAGCGCGTAACACGTTCATGCCGCGCGTGGGCACTACCGAAAGTTTCATCGTGCCGTTGTCGATATCGATGATGCTCACCCCTTCCTGACGCCCGCCGTGCAGGGTGCGCAGGGTCACGGAAAAAGGTTTGTCAGTCTTGACGCCGAGTTGGGCACTGGTGATTTGCTGGTTCTGCGCGGCCTTGTCGGCATCGAGCAAGACGTAATCCCAGGCGAAAACATTGGAAGCGGCGGTAATGGCGCCGAGGCCGAGCAGCAGGGAAAGGGGTTTCATGAGGGCAGTCCTTATTGGAATTATGATTTTGCGCAACGGGTTAATCGATTCAGCTAGCAACCGAGTCTAGTCATATTTCGCAAAAATGTTGAGCGGCCCGTTAAATTCCAGACAGAAAAAAGCCCGATGACCGCCAAAGAGGGGTCAATCGGGCCACGCACCCAGGAGCGGCGGGCGCCAAGGGGAAATCGGTAGTGCCGCGCGGGTCAGGCGACCTGGGCGAGTTTGGCGATGGCCTGATTCATGCCTTTTTCAACGAAGTCGCCGCCCATGTTCAGGCCTTCGGCGTGAATGAACGTGACGTCATGGATGCCGATAAAACCCAGCACCTGACGCAGGTACGGTTCCTGATGATCGAGGCTGCTGCCCGCATAAATGCCGCCGCGAGCGGTCAGGACAAAGGCGCGCTTGCCGACCAGCAGGCCTTGCGGACCGGTTTCGCCATACTTGAAGGTGACGCCGGCACGCAGCACATGGTCGAACCAGGCTTTCAGGGTGCTGGGGATGGCGAAGTTGTACATGGGCGCCGCGAGCACCAGCACATCCGCCGCGACCAATTCGTCGGTCAACCGGTTGGAACGGTCCAGCGCGGCCTGCTCGCTCGCGGTGCGCTGCTGCGCAGGCTTCATCCAGCCGCCCAGCAACGTGGCGTCCAGATGCGGCACCTGCTCGGTGGCAAGGTCGCGGACCGTCAGTTGATCGTCGGGATGAGCCGCTCGCCACTGGCCAATGAACTGTTGGGTCAATTGGCGGGAAACGGAATCCTGCTGACGGGCGCTGCTTTCAATGATCAGTACGCGGGACATGGGGCGGTGCCTCCATCGAAGAATGTCTTGAGTCGATGGAGTGCAGCGTAGAGAAGGCTGTATCGATTAAAAAGCGTAAAAATCCGCTGCTAAACATCTAAAAAATTGTTTTATCGAAAGGGGCGCTCTACTCTCTTACCCAGTCTGACGCCCAACGAGCGATTATTCGGGTTCGCAGTTGAGCTTGATCCGCAGCTTGATGATGCTGCGGTTGAACTTGGCCGACACGTCCACGCTTTTTTTCGCGGCGACGGTCACGCGGCGCGTCTTGGGCGCCTCCGGGCCATTCTGAAATACCACGCTGCATTTGGCCGGGACGCTGCCGTAGTTGTTCACGGTGATCGCGCCGGTATCGTAGAACGTGTCATGGCTGGTGTAGTCGATTTCGACGCCCTGATAGTGTTTTTCCACTTCGATGGGATACGCCCAGGCGCTCAGCGGCAGCATGGCCAGCAACACACAACAGATTCTGTTCATCGGGCAGTCTCCAAGAGGGGACTGGCAGATTAGGACAAAGCGTAAGAAGGAGCTACAGATGAAAGCGCCCCGCGTGACCCTTGATCAATGGCGCACCTTGCAAGCCGTGGTCGACCATGGCGGTTTCGCCCAGGCGGCCGAAGCCCTGCATCGGTCGCAGTCGTCGGTGAGTTACACCGTGGCGCGCATGCAGGACCAACTCGGCGTGCCGTTGCTGCGTATTGACGGGCGCAAGGCCGTGCTCACCGAAGCAGGCGGCGTGTTGCTGCGTCGCTCGCGGCAATTGGTCAAGCAGGCCAGTCAACTCGAAGACCTCGCGCATCACATGGAGCAAGGCTGGGAAGCGGAGGTGCGTCTGGTGGTGGACGCGGCTTATCCCAACGCGCGACTGGTCAGGGCCCTGACCGCGTTCATGCCCCAGAGCCGTGGTTGTCGGGTGCGGCTACGCGAAGAGGTGCTGTCCGGCGTGGAAGAAGTGCTGCTCGAAGGCGTTGCCGATCTGGCGATCAGTGGTTTCAGCATTCCGGGTTATCTGGGCACGGAAATGAGCACCGTGGAGTTCGTCGCCGTCGCGCATCCGGAGCATGCCTTGCACCAGTTGCAGCGCGAGGTGAATTTCCAGGATCTGGAAAGCCAACTGCAAGTGGTGATTCGCGACTCGGGCCGCAATCAGCCTCGGGATGTTGGCTGGCTCGGCGCCGAGCAACGCTGGACGGTGGGCAGCCTGGCCACCGCCGCAACCTTCGTCAGCAGCGGCTTGGGTTTTGCGTGGCTGCCTCGCCACCTGATCGAACGGGAACTCAAGGAAGGCGTGCTCAAAGCCTTGCCGCTGGATAAAGGCGGCAGCCGCAGCCCGACCTTCTACCTTTATTCCAGCAAGGACAAACCCCTGGGCCCGGCGACGCAGATCCTCATCGAGTTGATCCGCACGTTCGACACCGCGCCACTGACCGCACCTTTCGCAGCACCTCAACAAGCCTGACAAGGAGATGTCCATGGCGTATTTCGAACATGACGGTTGCACACTGCATTACGAGGAATACGGCCAGGGCGCTCCATTGCTCTTGCTGCACGGCCTGGGCTCCAGCTGCCGGGACTGGGAATACCAGATCCCGGCACTGGCAGCGCGCTATCACGTTATCGTCATGGACATGCGCGGCCATGGTCGCTCGGACAAGCCCCGGGAACGCTATAGCATGCGCGGCTTCAGTGGCGATGTGCTGGCGCTGATCGAGCACTTGAACCTGCCGGCGGTGCACCTGGTCGGGCTGTCCATGGGCGGCATGATCAGTTTTCAACTGGCGGTGGATCATCCGGCGCTGATCAAGAGCCTGTGCATCGTCAACAGCGCGCCCCAGGTCAAGGTCAAGAGCGCCAATGATGTCTGGCAATGGGCCAAACGCTGGAGCCTGGCCCGGCTGTTGAGCATGGAAACCCTGGGCAAGGCGCTGGGCAAGAATCTGTTTCCCAAACCTGAACAGCCGCATCTGCGCACGAAGATGGCCACGCGCTGGGCCGAGAATGACAAACGGGCGTACCTGGCCAGTTTCGATGCCATCGTCGGCTGGGGCGTGCAGGAAAAACTCTCGCGGATCACCTGCCCGACGCTGATCATCAGTGCCGACCGGGATTACACGCCCGTCGCGCTAAAACAGGCTTACGTCGGCCTGATCCCCAATGCGAAGCTGGTCGTCATCCAGGATTCCCGGCACGCCACGCCGCTGGATCAAGCCGATGAATTCAATCGCGTCGTGCTGGAATTCATCGATGCCGTGCCGGTCTGAAGCAACCCGCGGCTAAGCCCTTTGCATAGGGATCTGGGCAAAAAAAGCCAAACGTGCTTACCTTGCGCACTGGATCACAGCATGTCCGCATTGCTGATCGCAGTCGAAACCATCAATCAGGATCAACTGACCCATGTTGAA
This genomic window from Pseudomonas sp. G.S.17 contains:
- a CDS encoding aldose 1-epimerase family protein, with product MKPLSLLLGLGAITAASNVFAWDYVLLDADKAAQNQQITSAQLGVKTDKPFSVTLRTLHGGRQEGVSIIDIDNGTMKLSVVPTRGMNVLRASVGDVRLGWDSPVKDVVNPAFIELNGRGGLGWLEGFNELVTRCGYEWVGHPGMDNGELLTLHGRAANIPASKVTLHIDEKPPYAISLKGELQEQAFKKVDFTVQTELVTEPGSVRFTLNDTLTNNGDYPKEYQALYHSNFSTPFLEQGARFEAPVKQVSPFNEKAKGDLADWQTYRAPTPDYDETVYNVVPYADDKGDTLTVLHNKVGSLGVAVGFNTQQLPVFSLWKNTDTQGQGYVTGLEPGTSFSYNRRYQRPLNLVPTIGPKQQRQFQISYSLLADKGAVDQALGQIKTIQAGRSTEVRNEPLVDLTKE
- a CDS encoding addiction module antidote protein — its product is MTEQLYAYDPAEALGSPEAIAEFMTDAFASGDAGYIAKALGVVARARGMTDMARETGLSREQLYRSFSEEGNPTLKTLLAVMQVLGLDITAQPHVAS
- a CDS encoding transcriptional regulator; the protein is MELPYNWDLIERLLHEVQNSADASFAPRKYAEEHAAALAAAGEPVENLDHLKAIAGEYEQLLLSRGFIQTRPEDEGGNGENFILSPRGASLLALIDSAIPGNDHPRQVLDEQADPLDPETFDEVAAKAQIA
- a CDS encoding 3-phosphoglycerate kinase, which encodes MNRICCVLLAMLPLSAWAYPIEVEKHYQGVEIDYTSHDTFYDTGAITVNNYGSVPAKCSVVFQNGPEAPKTRRVTVAAKKSVDVSAKFNRSIIKLRIKLNCEPE
- a CDS encoding DUF6279 family lipoprotein, with the translated sequence MHTPFKAFITLLMALFVLGGCTRIGLAYRNLDVIIPWSLNDYLGMNSTQKGWLNGRLKEHLSWHCSTQLPGYLTWLDRLEEMVKTNQVTEQGLRARTEEAKQAIAQISRQITPSAVELLAQLDDKQVAEMQETFAKDRRKHEDEYLKQPLDKQISERAERMEKRLSPWLGSLSPAQQQRVQSWSASLGEQNRAWLDNRTHWQALFVSTVQNRQASDFPEKIAKLLQDRETFWTPQYRVAYDQTEKAAISLLADLMAQSTPDQREQLLEKIASTRKDFTDLSCLKAAKAA
- a CDS encoding type II toxin-antitoxin system RelE/ParE family toxin, translating into MIEIKQTATYMAWEKKLRDERARAAIAARIFRLANGLAGDVQPVGHGISELRIHYGPGYRVYFQLRGNELVILLCGGDKGSQSRDIERAKDLASNWSPK
- a CDS encoding LysR family transcriptional regulator, with the translated sequence MKAPRVTLDQWRTLQAVVDHGGFAQAAEALHRSQSSVSYTVARMQDQLGVPLLRIDGRKAVLTEAGGVLLRRSRQLVKQASQLEDLAHHMEQGWEAEVRLVVDAAYPNARLVRALTAFMPQSRGCRVRLREEVLSGVEEVLLEGVADLAISGFSIPGYLGTEMSTVEFVAVAHPEHALHQLQREVNFQDLESQLQVVIRDSGRNQPRDVGWLGAEQRWTVGSLATAATFVSSGLGFAWLPRHLIERELKEGVLKALPLDKGGSRSPTFYLYSSKDKPLGPATQILIELIRTFDTAPLTAPFAAPQQA
- a CDS encoding alpha/beta hydrolase is translated as MAYFEHDGCTLHYEEYGQGAPLLLLHGLGSSCRDWEYQIPALAARYHVIVMDMRGHGRSDKPRERYSMRGFSGDVLALIEHLNLPAVHLVGLSMGGMISFQLAVDHPALIKSLCIVNSAPQVKVKSANDVWQWAKRWSLARLLSMETLGKALGKNLFPKPEQPHLRTKMATRWAENDKRAYLASFDAIVGWGVQEKLSRITCPTLIISADRDYTPVALKQAYVGLIPNAKLVVIQDSRHATPLDQADEFNRVVLEFIDAVPV
- a CDS encoding carboxylate/amino acid/amine transporter, producing MGYLLFVTLIQAFSFSLIGVYLAGHVDSYFAVLIRVVLAGLVFIPLTRWRQVEPRFMRGMLLIGALQFGITYVCLYLSFRVLTVPEVLLFTILTPLHVTLIEDALNRRFNPWALLAALVAVLGAGVIRYDGIDGNFLGGFLLLQVANFTYAAGQVLYKHLVARYPSDLPHYRRFGYFYLGALIIALPAFLIFGNAQHLPDAPQQWLVLLFLGLCSTALGMYWWNKGACLVSGATLAVFNVLHVPVGLLINLMIWNQQEPLSRLFIGGALILVSLWISRLTRSIRATA
- a CDS encoding DEAD/DEAH box helicase; translated protein: MFSQFALHERLLKAVAELNFVEPTPVQAAAIPLALEGRDLRVTAQTGSGKTAAFVLPILNRLMGPAKVRVDIRAVILLPTRELAQQTLKEVERFSQFTFIKAGLITGGEDFKVQAAMLRKVPDILIGTPGRLLEQLNAGNLDLKQVEVLVLDEADRMLDMGFAEDVERLAGECPNRQQTLLFSATTGGAGLREMIGKVLTDPQHLQVNSVSELASGTRQQIITADHNSHKEQIVHWLLANETYQKAIIFTNTKAMADRLYGRLVALDYKAFVLHGDKDQKDRKAAIDRLKQGGTKILVATDVAARGLDVEGLDMVINFDMPRSGDDYVHRIGRTGRAGGEGLAISLICHGDWNLMSSVERYLKQSFERRTIKEVKGSYGGPKKVKASGKAVGVKKKKTDAKGDKKKTGAKAPTKRKIANRPKTDALSLVSKDGMAPLKKRKTETPAAE
- a CDS encoding mechanosensitive ion channel family protein, producing the protein MEIQSLWLRVQELWGVLDQHPLLHASLGLLLLLIAALVLGRVARFLILYAMKMLGRQPALHWLNDFLHNKVFQRLAQITPSLVIQFGLNLVPDLSATGKNVIGNIALAFTILFMTLAMGALLNALLDIYARTAHARTRSIKGYVQLAKMILYIFAAIIIVATLIDRSPLLLLSGLGAMSAVILLVYKDTLLSFVASVQLTSNDMLRVGDWIEMPQVGADGDVVDITLHTVKVQNFDKTIVSIPTWRLMSESFKNWRGMQQSGGRRIKRSLFIDASGVRFVSDDEERQLSQVHLLTDYISRKQAELLAWNQAQGNVAQLSANRRRMTNIGTFRAYALAYLKSHPEVHPDMTCMVRQLEASALGVPLEIYCFTRTTVWAEYERIQGDIFDYLLAVLPEFGLSLYQQPSGMDMRAGLAVTKPRGAEL
- a CDS encoding FMN-dependent NADH-azoreductase; translated protein: MSRVLIIESSARQQDSVSRQLTQQFIGQWRAAHPDDQLTVRDLATEQVPHLDATLLGGWMKPAQQRTASEQAALDRSNRLTDELVAADVLVLAAPMYNFAIPSTLKAWFDHVLRAGVTFKYGETGPQGLLVGKRAFVLTARGGIYAGSSLDHQEPYLRQVLGFIGIHDVTFIHAEGLNMGGDFVEKGMNQAIAKLAQVA